The following is a genomic window from Hallerella porci.
TTCGGAAATCGATTGCGGGTTGGATCGGGCTTTATGCGGAACCGATTGAATGGGATAAGTACATTTCTGTGAAAGAAGTGCGCGAAGACGAAGGCAACATTGCCGGTGTGGAAATCCCTATTTTCAACGGTGTCGATTTTAAGGTTTCGATTCCGGACTTCTTTACGACGCCTGCGTGGCTCGACGAAGGTATTCGTTCGTTGCAGGGACTCATTTCTCTGCGGTTGGAACGTCGCGTTCTCGAAAAGCAATACGAATTGCTTTCGGCAGAACTCCGTTCGACGAGTCAGCGAGTGAATCTGTTTGAAAAGGTGAAAATTCCAGAAGCGAAGGAAAATATTCGCACGATCAATATCTTCCTTTCGGATCAGCAAATTTCTGGTGTCGCCCGTTCCAAGCTGGCAAAGGGAAAGGCTAACGCCCGCACTCTCGCCCAGGAAGGAGCTGCAGCATGATTACTCCGATGAAAAAGGTGACGATTCTCTGCTTGGATTCTGATAAGCAAGCGTCTTTGGAAAAACTCCGCGAAATGGGAATTCTCCATGTGACGCCGCTAAAAAATCCGACAGGAAATGCATTAAACGCCGCAAAAAATGATTTGCAGCGTGTGCAAAAAGCTTTGGATTCCATTCCTGATGCGAAGAAATCCGTAGCCACTTCCGAAGTCTCGGGAGAAAGCGTGATCGCCGAAGTGCAAAAACTTTTGGAATCGCGTAAAGATGCTGAAGATCGCCACGCCGAAGCCGATTCTGCGCTTTCGCGTTATGGAATTTTTGGCAATCTCGATCCCGAAACGGTAAAAGCATTAGAAGAACGCGGCATTTTTGTGCGGCTTTATGTGGCGCCTCATGGGCAGCAACTCGAAGCCGAAGGCAATGCCGTCATCGAAGCTTTTGCGGATAATTCCGAAGGTTCTTGCTATGCGGTTTTGAATTTCGGTTCGGAACCGGCGAAGATCACTTCTCCCGCAACTCCTCTTGCGCTTCCAACGCATTCTTTGGCATTTTACCGCCAAGAAAAAGAAGATGCCACTGCAAAACTTTCGCAGGTAGAAAGCCGCTTCAAAGAACTTTCTTCGGCAAAGAGTAAAGTGGCAAAGTGCTTGGACGATGCTTCGGATGCTTATAAATTCGAAGAAACATCGGCTGGGATGCTTTCGTCGAAAATTCTTTCGGCGATTCAGGGCTTTTGCCCCACTCCGCGAGTTGCAGAACTTTCGGCTGCCGCAAAATCTCTCGGCTGGGGGCTTCGCGTCGAAGAACCGTCGGACGAAGATAATGTGCCGACTCTTCTTTCGTACAACAAGCTTTCGCGTCCGATGCAGTTCCTTTATGATATTATCGGCATTGCTCCGGGATATCATGAAGTGGATGTTTCGAGCGTTTTCCTCTGCTTCTTCAGCATTTTCTTTGCGATGATCGTCGGTGATTCGGCGTATGGAATTCTCTTCCTCGCTATCGCTCTCTTTGTCCGCAGCAAAAAGCCGAAGGCAAATCCCGCAGGATTTCATTTCATTTATTTGATGAGTGGAATGACAATTTTCTGGGGGCTAATCAATGCAAGCTTCCTCGGGCTTTCGCCCGAAATGGCGCCATGGACCGCTTACTTGGATTTGACGAATTTCAACTGGCTTCCGGAACCGATTCGGAATGCGATGCTTTGGATTCGTACTTCTGCGCCAGCAGATCCGGCCAAGTTTGCAGCTTATCATGATTGGCTCAAGACTCTTACCTTCTTCCCCGAAGCATTTACGCCGATGGAAGCGGGCGAGTCTCAGATGCAGCATATTCAGTTCTTCTGCTTCTGCATTGCGGTTGTGCATCTTTCGATTGCGCATATTTGGAATATCGCCGTTCGCATTAAACGGAAAGATTCCACCTTTATGGCGCAGGTCGGCTGGCTGCTTTGCTGCTGGTGCATGTTCTGTCTTGCGAACAACATGGTTCTCGGAATGACGATGCCGGGATTCATGATGCCTATGTTTATCACTGCTGTCGTTCTGCTCGTGCTCTTCTCGGTTCCGCCGAAAAGACTCAAACAGGATTGGATTTCAATTCCGATGCTCGCGTTGAACATTGTGAACAGCTTTACTGACGTCATTAGCTACATCCGTCTTTTTGCGGTGGGCATGAGTGGCGCAGCAATTGCAGAAGCATTTAATGGAATGCTTTCTCCGCTGTTCGGTTCAGCGATTGGCATTGCAGGAGCAGCTCTGATTCTCCTTTTTGTCCACGGTTTGAATATCGCCCTCGCAGTGATGGGGGTTGCCGTTCACGCTGTGCGTCTTAATACTCTCGAATTTTCAAACGGCTTGGATTTGCAATGGAGCGGTTATGCTTTCGCTCCCTTCTCCAAGAGTAAAAATTAACCAAGGGATCAATTCCCGTTACCAATAAAAAGAGGATAACAAAATGGATCAACAAACGATGGTGACTCTCGCTAAGATGGGTGCAGCAGCAGCTCTCGGCATCGGGGCTATGGGTTCTGCCC
Proteins encoded in this region:
- a CDS encoding V-type ATP synthase subunit I; the encoded protein is MITPMKKVTILCLDSDKQASLEKLREMGILHVTPLKNPTGNALNAAKNDLQRVQKALDSIPDAKKSVATSEVSGESVIAEVQKLLESRKDAEDRHAEADSALSRYGIFGNLDPETVKALEERGIFVRLYVAPHGQQLEAEGNAVIEAFADNSEGSCYAVLNFGSEPAKITSPATPLALPTHSLAFYRQEKEDATAKLSQVESRFKELSSAKSKVAKCLDDASDAYKFEETSAGMLSSKILSAIQGFCPTPRVAELSAAAKSLGWGLRVEEPSDEDNVPTLLSYNKLSRPMQFLYDIIGIAPGYHEVDVSSVFLCFFSIFFAMIVGDSAYGILFLAIALFVRSKKPKANPAGFHFIYLMSGMTIFWGLINASFLGLSPEMAPWTAYLDLTNFNWLPEPIRNAMLWIRTSAPADPAKFAAYHDWLKTLTFFPEAFTPMEAGESQMQHIQFFCFCIAVVHLSIAHIWNIAVRIKRKDSTFMAQVGWLLCCWCMFCLANNMVLGMTMPGFMMPMFITAVVLLVLFSVPPKRLKQDWISIPMLALNIVNSFTDVISYIRLFAVGMSGAAIAEAFNGMLSPLFGSAIGIAGAALILLFVHGLNIALAVMGVAVHAVRLNTLEFSNGLDLQWSGYAFAPFSKSKN
- a CDS encoding V-type ATP synthase subunit D, coding for MAKVKLTKNALKVERDALKRYQRYLPTLLLKKQQLQLEMRTLQAKVMTKREEEDSLRKSIAGWIGLYAEPIEWDKYISVKEVREDEGNIAGVEIPIFNGVDFKVSIPDFFTTPAWLDEGIRSLQGLISLRLERRVLEKQYELLSAELRSTSQRVNLFEKVKIPEAKENIRTINIFLSDQQISGVARSKLAKGKANARTLAQEGAAA